The following are encoded together in the Candidatus Zixiibacteriota bacterium genome:
- a CDS encoding glycosyltransferase family 2 protein, with the protein MVSAGSDTILVTVVLPVRNEGRYIQSVLEDLAGQSLSLDQVEVLVVDGSSTDNTKAVAENYRTVFPHFRILDNPGRLASKARNIGACAAQGKYIAFVDGHCHIVSPTMLADMVALFEKTGSDVLCRPQPLTMSPQSTFQKAVALARASTLGHALDSTIYSNRERPVRAASSGAMYRREVFKTIGYFDESFDACEDVEFNTRADKAGLEAYISPKLTVEYVARRNLASLFKQLYRYGLGRWRLYRKHPSTLGEGALITAAFTFGVIFFPLTWMLSPKLGALASAIVVLYLLIVLITSLLIVRRKAAGWLIFYLPTIFFVIHFALGYGFLTGIMRSRT; encoded by the coding sequence ATGGTATCTGCTGGTAGCGACACGATCCTGGTTACGGTCGTCTTGCCCGTGCGTAATGAGGGGCGCTACATTCAATCAGTTCTCGAGGATCTGGCGGGGCAGTCGCTGTCGCTCGATCAGGTCGAGGTTCTCGTCGTCGACGGCTCCTCCACCGACAACACCAAGGCCGTCGCCGAAAACTATCGCACCGTTTTTCCTCACTTTCGAATTCTCGACAATCCCGGTCGGCTGGCCTCCAAAGCGCGCAACATCGGCGCCTGCGCCGCCCAAGGCAAGTACATCGCATTCGTCGACGGGCACTGCCATATCGTCTCGCCGACGATGCTGGCCGATATGGTCGCGCTTTTCGAGAAGACTGGCTCGGATGTCCTCTGTCGCCCGCAGCCGCTGACCATGAGCCCGCAGTCGACGTTCCAGAAGGCTGTTGCCTTGGCACGCGCCTCCACCTTGGGCCATGCACTTGACTCGACCATCTACTCCAATCGCGAACGCCCGGTGCGGGCCGCCTCCTCCGGCGCCATGTATCGCCGCGAGGTTTTTAAGACCATCGGCTACTTCGACGAATCGTTCGATGCCTGTGAGGACGTCGAATTCAACACTCGCGCCGACAAAGCAGGACTGGAAGCATACATCTCACCGAAGCTGACTGTCGAATATGTTGCCCGTCGTAATCTGGCCTCGTTGTTCAAGCAGCTCTATCGCTATGGCTTGGGTCGCTGGCGGCTCTACCGCAAACACCCCAGCACGCTGGGAGAAGGCGCCCTGATCACGGCTGCCTTTACCTTCGGCGTTATCTTCTTTCCGCTCACTTGGATGCTCTCACCCAAGCTCGGCGCTCTGGCAAGTGCGATCGTTGTTCTCTACTTGTTAATCGTGTTGATCACATCGCTGCTCATCGTCCGCCGCAAGGCCGCCGGATGGCTGATCTTCTACTTGCCCACCATCTTCTTCGTCATTCACTTCGCCCTCGGCTATGGTTTCCTGACCGGCATCATGCGCAGCCGCACCTGA